The sequence below is a genomic window from Humulus lupulus chromosome 3, drHumLupu1.1, whole genome shotgun sequence.
AATATTATTTCTGAAAATTCAATACTAATTCTTTATttgataaatttttaataatttattttattattttaaaaataaaagggtccaaataagtaatcgaccaaaatatatGTGATTCAAATAATATATCCGTATGTACCTATTTGTAACGTTTTGGCAAAacacgagatcccaaaattaattttttttaaataaattgtcTAAACAGGTAATCGAATACATAAAACACGagttccaaaatttaaaattttaaaataaaggtccaaacaggtaatcgaATATATGTGGtttaaataatctatctatatatatataaattttaacgTTTTAACAAAACGTGAGGtccaaaagttaattttaaaaaataaatggtcAAAACGAGTGATCGGCTAAAATAGaaggttcaaaatagtgtgaacccttaaacaaaacatatattatatataatttattttttataaagatTTTTATCCTTTTGAATACGTACATGATACAAATGTtagttttttataaaaaaaaaaggtcaaaatGGGTAATTGGTTGAAAtagaatattcaaataatcaatctatctattcttatttttaacattttgacaaaacacgaggtctaaaagttaatttttataaataaagggTAATCGGCCgaaatctcttctatataataagtgtgtagataatgaaaattattgattttaatggttttaacggttttttattttttttccgctaactttaatggaatattcttatatttaacggtagattgtaaacatgacttaaacttaaataaattaataattaaaaaaattaaaataaaatatttttgagatattttacaataataattatttaaaaataataaaaatatacatttttttaactcaaataaaatttaattaaacttaatattatattaaacatataatatataatattttattgtcactactaaatttaaaaattagaacaaacataaacttaaacaaaaatgaattaattaattaaaatatataggatatttttaagatattttatgataatttaaataattaaattatatttatttaaaaataataaatgcatacatattatttttttattttataaatttgtgtgatagattgttttttatcaagtggttaaaactctttttcttcatcaaattcaccaaaggacattgcaagatacattagaaactaaaaatagttaatgcatatatactactgtctacactatgactttttttatttttattattaatttatttttagatattattgtattttatatatatatctctcgtgaatctatgtaaatatatatattaatattgtgtttaaatataaattattgatataaatatttatatataatatataattataatttttttattatatatattaaaaaaaattatgaattaatttttattaaaattattaacaatatttataattttaaaattaaggaCTCACGTTGCTTCTTCCTATTAATATTATAAATGACTGcgttattatttatttgtttgctTTCACAAGATTCAAAATAGATCTTGTCGGCATTATGTccaatataatataattaactcATAACCTAGAATAAAAACCATTGATAAGAATTGATCATCAGTACCACCTTGTAAAAACAGGGGCCGCGCCAATGCTTTATTAACAATCTTTGCTTTATGTTTACAATCACTTCACTTATTCACTCAATCACTCACTCTAGCTAGCCTTCATTATATTTCGACATTAAATTTACATTATATACActccattatttatttatttatttataatgaaTTGTATTGGGCATGGCTTCTTTTATTTCTTATCTTCCCTCACTAGCTAGCACTCATAATATTTCAACATCATAAATTGGCGGCTTAACAAAAAAtactcttttttatttttgaaaagaagAGTGGCCTATAACACATGTAGGGGAATATTTTTATAGGTCTTCACCTTAAGTCCTACCGATAGACTTTTCAGTATTTTTGactcgtgaatagtttttggcacaattttttttatgaccatgtatattgtagctatttagagtttCTTGCAAAtcttcaaaaaattatgaatagtttacagtaccgaaaattaagttcaaacatgttgttgcacgcgtgactaattttttttatgcgcgaggaaaacaacatgtttgaacctagtttttcggtactgtaaactattaggaattttctgaaaaattgcaggatgctctaaatagctacaatatacacggtcataataAAAATTGTACTGAAAACTATTCATGGGTCGAAAAATACTGAGAACCCCACTAATAAGCTTAAAATGAaactcttataaaaaaaaaattgtcctctgatatataatatgataggtacGTACCTTTGTATTGCCATTGTAACTTGTCCTTTCCTGTTGTGTTTGTATCCATCGAACCACCATTTTAGACTGCATTTATTAACAATTTTGCTGTAAAGGCGCCTGTACAGAAATGGACCTCTCAATATATGTGGTCCCACCAAGTTGGCGTTGATCAATGATCGCGATCATCAATATTATGCGGTTTTATCTCTCTTCACATGTCTGATTATTATTGTTGAAGAATGTAGGTCTAGAGTACAGATACGAATGTAAATATAAGTATGGTATCATGATGCACTAAGATCGTTTCGCATATCAATtaataagaaatatatatatatatattatataataaatgtgtagagaatatatattttttgttttaaattttttttttttttttaatgttaactttaacagaatatttttatatttaattttgtaaatacttaaatttaaataaaataaaataaatattaaaaaaataaaataagatatttttgagatattttaaaatgataattattttaaaataataaataattaaacaaattaaaatatgatatttttgaaatattttacaatgataattatttaaaaataataaaatcatacattttataacttaaataaaatttaattaaacttaaactcacttattagaataatatcatatcaaacatataatataatctattgtgaattagccacaaattacttttttaaaaaaactagcaagaaactcaaatttaaaatccacatataatatttaatattacattatacatataatatatattctcttgttatcactcccaaattcaaaaattataacaaacataaacttaaacaaaaataaataaattatttaattatgttgacgtcgtttttcgtcaacttaaaacgtagagcaaaTAAACAATAGCAACTATGGTGCAGATGAATAATACAGTAAggcaacaagaattttacgtggttcagcagttaactctgcctaatccatgagtcaattttattaaaactttggaaatttcaggaaatccttcaaggatgaattctccagaaattctctcaagatatctaAAATACGTCATTTGCAAATGTTcatgacatctctatttatagagggttctcagagttcgttcccacatatttcggaaaGATACTCCTATTTATTAATGGAAATAAcgacattaaattctgtaactcctatatacaaggaaacattccctgaagaccagggggcatataaaagactagttaatatccctttaatgtagggaagttacaacaataaatatcttttgaatgcatggactgcgtctcatcagatgacccactaagtTGTTCGAGATCGGCAATCAGCATCATACCGGTTAAGGTCTATAGATAAGCTATGAGCTAGGTACCTTTCTCCAAGGCCAGCTCGGAGcaggtaaataccaccgaggctaTCACACTCCGGGCTTATACTTATGCCAAGCTCGGACTACTTGATCCGCAGACACTCGACATCAGATATATCCCGATGCTAGGTtctttcgagctcagaaagaacttcgaggttaaaaAATGTCTTCaaggttgccatcttgattcgagggttcGACATCCGAGTCATGCACATGCGTTTcagatatttcgagctcacaattgatgagtccagctttcgagatcacaatctcgggggtctcgaaatctgggtgtaacattttgccccctcaaaaatattagttcgaatcctatgagaaggaaacttttgaactacttccttcgggaaccgttccgtcacacactcgagtatggacacacgtcagctgggtattgcttactcaaggtactcgagtaccttgaaactctgcccatgatcgttcgcctgccacctttatggtaccatcatgtcatttatccctggccgtcggatctgatacggaatttggccaatggcccagattaatcctaCCTTTTGCATTCTCACGGGTTTATAAATTGGACTCCATTCATCTTCCTCTTTTACTCTCACGTTCATTTCAGagagaaaaaaggaagaaagaaaaaccagaacattccttgcccatttcttgcatgttctcGAAGCCGAGTAGACAAAGTAACATTGGACTCTTCGTCTCAGTGAGGTCGCACTTGCAACCACTCGTTCGCTCATCCATTTCTCTATTTCATCCGAttgcattgtgtaagttttcggttTATGGTTTTTTTACGTTATACATGTACatgtacatgtttttttttttgtatgcttTTGCCTCTGTTACACCGTGAGTGCTAGGATTAGGGTGCTTCGACTAATAGTCATTAGGCTCAAACCCAGTTTCTGCGAAAGAAggtccaaaaatggttccttttctgggttttcaaattttaggaaccatatcttgcacaccaagatattgggtacaaaatcaaggttttttaaggaatgcacgattcccaaaaatatcaccttttagacaaccgccaccttttttccctaatATTTCGGGACTTTTCATAACTCATCCACCTTCCTTTCTTTCGATGGATTACACGCTCTGAGACTGGTCTCGCCTTTTGGATCGAGCCTGCCTTGCAGTCTCggtcattcgagcttaggtactatttatttctttgtttcttgctcgcttggccctcacccttttactttcttgttagatgctgcATAATtcaggaaagtggtgggggtcaaagctcgcaattccttactcgcCAGTAGCTTCGAGCCCGGAATCCCCATTCATTCGGAACCAACGCCTAATTCAGGAATACAAACTAAGTAGTGTACAAGAGGACACTCAAGaccacttccgacgtcagattgacgaagtcaaagaaggaaaaaggaaaaggcTAAGGGTCACCCTTCATCCAGATCCAGACACCGAGCCCAGACCGATCCCTCTCGACCCTACACTCAAAGTGACAATCGCGTTCAAACCCGGTGAGCTTCAGTATTCACcgatgggggaaccctctacctcaTAGCCAATgagagaatttttcgaggccgagcattactggagctcggtcacgtcactaggccagataactgatattttggcctttcacggcataggactatcaggctcgctgaggtgtcgagcccCAACTTCGCACGAGTGGAGCtgccgcgctccaggagatggaaatcttgACAGTAAGCTGAGATATGCATCTTGGAGCCGGGAGCATATGAAAGCAGGGGTgatactgcccttgaagtcttttttcaaggacttcatagactttgttgggttggttcccttccagctcaacaccaattcttacagggtactTTCAGCGCTGAGGTCGCTGTATTACGAGCTGAAGTGGGCAGGACCTTCACcagaagagattttatatctcttctacttgaaaagcaatccctcccaagctcggggaggggacgacttctactacctctcgagctatccgaaggagaagaagatgtttgaagaccttcccaatcatcctcatgacttcaagaaggccttcttctggacagatggcctagccccgtctcgattttattcgttcagacggattcgtaagtatttctgtgacaccccacgtcactatggttgctttctggaatgaagactggccctacaaaccaacacgattcttttcagcatgctttgtcctcactcacatgcttcctaggaaaaattcccaagaggtcacccatccctagattaccccaggtcaagcacgcttaactttggagttctcaagtgatgggctaccgaaaagaagatgcatcttgttgatataggtagtacccatcaatccatttaagccatcttcaattgtgtagtctcatacctacacagtcttagaatcatcacacttgaccttccccaggcggtgtgagattgcacagcttacccggtctttccccttacggatcacgggattctgactgtcacaacgaGCCACCCGAGTGGGTTCCCAAATCAAATCCCCTAAGCCCCGTGCCTTATTCCCAAATACTGAAATTTGTAATTTATAAGGCATTAGCCCCACGATGCCCCCTACTAAAGGGTGTGGCTCCAAAAAAGTCCGAGAAGCCATCCTAATAAAAGAACACATTAGCACTGCAGCGCCCCTGCTAAAGGGTCGTGACGCCACAATGGTCAAAGGGAAAACCTTGCCCTTAAGGAAACACATACACGTCGCGGTACTCATCCTAGGCGCTACAGCGCCACTGCGAAAAAATCCAGAAAATGTGATTTTCCCCCTACGATTACAGACCCcaaaacccactctaataatgcCCCAAACTCAAAAACACTCTCAATAACAACTTAAACTAAGAATTCAAACTTAAAACTCCAAAATCCAATTATCCATCCAAAAAAAGACCGAAGATTTAAAAAAAGCTGAAGAAAAACTAAACTAACCTCAATCCTCACTACAAATTCAAACTCCTCAATTGGTTGTAGAAGACTTTGGCAGCTCTAAGCCTCTTAAACAATTTAATTCCTTTATAACCCCTTAAAATTACTTGGCTTTTGGTTTAGTTAAGAAAGGAAGGAAACTAGAAGGCTCTGGGAGGAAGTTGAAAATTTTAAACGTGAATGAGAGAAAGCTATCTATACTTAgcctttttctttcaaattttagGGTCAAATAACCCATATACCCCTCCTCGTGACTATCCTCCTTTAtaaacctcaagggcaaaatggtcatagCCTATAATTCTCACTAAACCCAATTAATTCCACTAATCATCAAATTtatcatctaatccatcaaatgCAATTATTCCACCAATTTATTTCATTATCAACAATTTCGCAAATGTAtgaaattaccataataccccttcgctcccccaagctgggtatttaccccgttgtgactttccattaaaattgttcaaaatgaTACTCTCTTgccaaatatcacaaatatatcaacataaaaatgtgtgttatccccaaaatttcgttcgatgacgtggcaatcggatgggacaagtggcaatgcatggtcagtaaatgacacattaatagccAATAAATGGGTTAACTAAAGAAGTGAAAAGGTTGGGAGTTGCTctgcggagttgtgatattactggttagAAGTGACATGCTCGAtcagtggtgtgccatgcccgaccagagaTGTGACATTTtcgaccggtggtgtgccatgcccgactagAGATGTGACATTCCTGACCgatggtgtgccatgcccgatcAGAGATGTGACATGCTtgaccggtggtgtgccatgcccgaccagagaTGTGACATGCCTGACCGGTGGTGCGACCAGTGGTGTGCCAGGCCCATCTAGAGATGTGACATTCtcgaccggtggtgtgccatgcccgaccagagaTGTGATATGCCCAACCAGTGGTGTACTTTTCCTGACCAGTGATGTGCATGCCATGCCTGACTAGTGGTGTGCTTTGGCCTACTGTGCCATGCCTGACCaatggtgtgccatgcccgaccagccACTTCGGGGAATGGATTTGGTCGATAGACGGATCAgaacctcagtaacaacttcaacccaaaTCGCTCGActaccgcgggaatctctcaaatatcccaaAGTAGTAGCtatatatttgtaatataaatttgtttattgtttattaattaaagtttgttgaaacaaccaaggacccagtcaaaacgggatatttctcatgtacgatccacgagcctataaataaatggctcatggcatcatttggggatctgatcttttttagGATGAAAGAACTCTCTAGTTTTAAGACTTTGAGACCGTTACTTGGACATTCTGGGAGCATTTTCTGAGAGTTTAGAGTGAGAAACACTGTACTTTTCTACttatacttgagaaactcagttgactaaggttcatctgatcttaagtataggttacatatatcataactctaagtgaattagactattaccaacaaattgaggctgaaccactataaaaatttcttgtgttatttactttctattcaaggtttattgtcatttttgcgtctacttgcagttggccaaaatcgtggtcaacaatgtggtctcaaacatatagcacataaaatacaaatataccctaaaatttgtcaaaattatgaaaatacctatttttaacaaaagcgggtctttaaacgcatttaatacacataatcatgcatactcaattatataataatataattcacacattTATCCCACATGCCCTACTGACACACTtatactactacaaaaatgggatttcccgacagtttttaactgtcgctattgagcaacgacgacagtcgactaactgtcatATTTGTCTATGTCGGCGTAGGGGTAGCTACGCCAACAATTATTAGATGTCGTCGTTGCTAGCTAcgtcgacagttattaggtgtcactATTGCTGGCAACatcgacagttattaggtgtcatgGTTGGCTATATATggtgacagtttttaactgtcgcaaaGTTTCCACACTAGAggaccactactacaaaaaatgatttttaaaaacgattttaggactcgcggggcgcgaattctctatttgagagccttagaAAGTGACTTTTTTTAGAGCCTTAAAAATTATGATTAAGATGaaacatttatttttataaaaatctgaaaacttatagattaaaataacaaaacttatactCAATGAGATGTCATATAGTATCCAAGATTTATTATACATTTAATCAATACCAAGAAAGAAACAAATATTCCTAAATTAATGAACAATATAGTCCAAAGTATGATCAATCCAAACAAAGGTATCCTTAGCTtccttacaaataaaaaaaagataaatacatTGAGGCGTGGCGCGGACACCACAACAATATTAGTCCAGTGATGCATTTTCACTGACACCTGATTTGCATTACAAGAAAAGAACCCAATAAATACTTGAAAAACAATTAAATCTACTAAGCAAGCTTAAGAACAGTAAGGTCAAAGACTTCTTAAAACATTAATTAGGACAACCAAACCCAGTAAAGAGTTAAAATACACACATTCAAAGCCTAATCAATGCAGAAAGGaaaccataaataaaaaaaacaaaaatctgCCAATATAACACTCATATTTATAGTATACACTCAAGAGCCCAGAAATCAGAACTAAGGAGAGAATACACTATAGAAATATTcattcttttgtaattattacatAGAGCAAAGCAGGACAGAGAGTGGTCCTAGAAACTTTTATACTTTCAGTACATgcaaaaaaatcacaaaatgaaaatatataaatatatatatatattcatatcataTGCCTTATGCATGATCTAAGAGAGTAATGTGGCAGAGGTTTAATTAATAACTTAGCAAAAGAAGAGACAAAAATCATTTGTGAGTTACAAAGCAACAATGTATATACTAAAAACACAACTTTTAAAAGTACCTTCTTATTTGCACAATCCTTTGGGAAATTTAGAAGCTCTCGGTTAAGGCAATGACTCAGGATGAGCACTCTGGATAATGACTTCAAGAGCCATCTAATATAGAGTATCCTTGATAGACTTGGCACCTGAAATTGTTGTTTACAATAATCAAAATCTACTCTATTTAAAGTACCTATAAGGACAAGAATAGCAGATTAATAATTGAGGGCTTTCAATTTTCAACTGTAATTTTAAATGGGTGCAAAAACATCTGATTATCTAACTCAATGCAATATAAATGTCTCTCCTCTTAGCCATCTCAgacaaaattaaactaaaaaaagatTCTCTAGCCATCTTAgaccaaaataaactaaaaaacgaTTCTCCACAAAATAATGATATGAtccataatttttatttaatctaGAATCCAAAGAAAACAATCATTGCTTGTCTAAAATCTTCTCTAAACAATATACAAAAAAGGTGTCACAAAGGCACAATTGAACACCAACTCAGTTGAACATCAATGGTTATAGGTAACTAAAACACACATCATATATAATAATTTCTCAGTAGGCAGTAGCGACAAAACAAATGCTCTTGCACACAATTCAGGAATGAAGAAGTATGCGACTTACTACTTGTGCATACAACACAGGGTAAGTACATATATGGATGAATGAAAATGAGattataatatgataatataccTTGTTGATGATAAGGTCAACCTGAGAAATATTAAGAGCAATTGAATGATGAGTCCATTAAGATGGCATCTATTTTGCTAGTCCAAAATCAAATATCTAAAAAACAATGAAGATACACCAAAATTAACAAAAGAGTAGGTATGTTA
It includes:
- the LOC133822871 gene encoding uncharacterized protein LOC133822871 — protein: MMASVMEHENQVDFQVDLIINKVPSLSRILYIRWLLKSLSRVLILSHCLNRELLNFPKDCANKKVSVKMHHWTNIVVVSAPRLNVFIFFLFVRKLRIPLFGLIILWTILFINLGIFVSFLVLIKCIINLGYYMTSH